GCTAGTGAGTGAAAAGGAAGTGCATGCGGTTGGTGAGAGTAAATCGTTCTTCCCCTATATCCCTGGTTTTGGTGGTGGATTCGGTTGGCCTGGTGCTGGTGGCGGCTTAGGTGGTGGGGGAGGTGGTGGTGGCGGTGGCGGTGGCGGTGGAGGTGGGGGTGGCAAAGGCGGTGCTGGATATGGTTTTGGGGGTGGAGTTGGAGGTGGGTTTGGGTCTGGAAACGGAGGGCTTGGTGGCGGAGGAGGAGGTGGAGGCGGTGGTGGTGGGGGAGGTGCTGGTTCCAATGGCGGTGGGTTTGGCGGAGGATATGGAGGAGGATTTGGAGGCGGAAGCGGAATACCGTGAGTTTAATACCTGTGAAGCTAAGTACCGATACTGTTGCTTGGCATTGCAGTAGCTTTGTCCTATCCTGTTTTCTTGTTATTATAAATTTGTGCGTGCATTACTTGTACTACTTGGCTGCCATTATATGTGTAATTGTAACATGAAAAGCCTAAAAGTGAAAAACTTGGAACAATATTACAAATGTAATAAAGTTTACTAATTTATATCAGTGGCTTTTTAAATTAActtgtatttattcattttccgAACAACActacattttaataaaataattttttttaaatcctaccaacaaacaaaaagaaataattagTAGTTAATAACCTGTGTTAACATTTGAAGTTTCCCCTATCCTTTTCTTTTAAGACTTGCTATTATTGTCGCCTCTCTCGACGCAAATAGGGTGTCACGTTATTCTTTGAAGGATAATCTGATTATTTCAAAACCTCAATACAAGAAGAAAAGAATGAGTTAAATGGTAAGAAAGTATCATGTAAAAATGTTAACAAATTTATTTCACCCTtcttcaaatttataaaaaatgttattttagttattcattaatttctttttccttttttaatttttaaatttatatttttttgtcaaattacccAATTGAATGAAAATTGTATCATACATGTGAATTGCCATGTGTATAAcaagttaatatttaattaatttttttaaaatttaaaaatatttaaaaattatatcttttatatttttaataattttgattattttaaatttacaaaaatatttttttcaaaatttaaaaatttaaaaaaattaattaaatctttaTATTTCATCTAAGTGACGATCCACATATATGTCacgtaaataaaataaaaaaattaatttccatCCATTTGAgaagtatttgataaattaaataaaatttaaatgttaaaaaaataaagttgaatGCGAAACCAATGTTAAAGGAATCAACATATTGTTCtgtttttttctaaatatatttttgtCATTAATTTTCTTTGGCATTTAAGTAATTGATCAACATGGACACAAATAATGTGGTTGGATTTTAAGAGAAAATATTGTATGAAAtagtaatattatttattttcaataatttaatattatattaataatttcatcctgaattttaggatttttatttagatttaatttttttaagatgaaAATATTAATGtgacattaaactattaaaaaaataataaagacgACGTGCTGTCACTATTTCATACCAATAAATTTTAATGAGTTAATTtcgacaaaaagaaaagaaattggttGACAATGATGAGATTGAACcttttttccacattaaattgaTTGACAATGACGAGATTGAACTTTTTTccacatttaaaattattttcacattATAGATTACCCAGGTAAGAATGATATAATTTGAATACAAACTTTATTCTCCAGGTTTGATATTTTTGTGAAGAAAAtactattattaatatcaatTGTGAACAATATTATATAGATATGACAGATAATATAcacaataaataattttttttataaattaaggtgcaaatttcatatttatagaatattaaaaaaaagaagtaaaaattaATTTGACAATAACTACAATATCGAAAAAATTCAGAAACAAATTAGAGATGCATCCACATAATCAAATTGCTAAAATTTGCATCATAGCATTGTCATCATCAAATCAACATGTTGATAAACACTGATGAACCaagaaaaaattgtaaaaaaatccCCAGAGATCTACTATATCAGTAATGCacaaaaaaatcaaatcttaGATAATTTATCATTCTCTTTATCATTTCGAATCTATCACCATCACTACAAATTAACattataaaactctttaaaagggtataataacaatattatattAACAagtatcacatatacataaaatgataataaataaggATCCATTATTGCCGGTTGGTTGATAATTTCAGCTTTTAATTAGCAAGGCAGTTTTGCATTTTGGATTTTGGGTTTTTTACGAAAACCTGTGTCAAGTCAATGGactaatgaaattttcaaataatattagTGATTTGGATTAAAATGTAGTATTAATATATGATGATGACATTTATATatgctctttattttttttagttaaaattgacTCTCAACACATTAAAAAAGAGATAAATTTAATCAGCAATCTTCTAAGAAgagttaaattaatgatttaatgaaaatattgattaaatcaTTAATTTGTTAAACATGATAGCTTACATAGTAATTTACGtgtacttgattttttttaacttttataaattatttataattttcttgAATATCAATTTTTTGCtgaatgttttataattttttattttttgttaacaTGACATAAAAAACAAATAGTGTCATGCCAATATGAGTACATGTGAACTACCACATATGTTACCacattaatattgttaaaataaaaatgttctagcattttcattagaaaaaaaatgattCATTTGACTAtggttaatgattaaatttagctaaaaaatttaagagttaaatgaaaaaaatgtaaaactgATAACTAAAAAGTTCATTATTCCTACTAAAAATATAAGGATCAAATCCCTAAATTAAATATAGTATAAgaaccaaaataataatttaatctaaaaatattttactaatgAAATTTGAAATTCACGGAGTGGGCATAAATTGAAAGCCCAAATTCATCTTGATATGATTCAAACATAAGCCCAGTCCACTTGCATAAAAGCTAACCATCATTTCGAATCCCAACAAAACAAAAACCCCGAACCAGACCCATTCCTTTCCTTCCCCCCTAGGACTATAATCTTTTCTTAAACCCTAAACACGCGCCCACTCTCTCAGCTCAGCACGAAGCAACAATGGCGGACGTAGTTCAATACCGTCTCGAGCGCATGGTGGACGAGCTCGATGACCTCGAAAGTCGAGGTATCTTCACTCGTCGCGAGATCGCCGAGATAGTTAAGCAACGTCGCAAGTTCGAATACCGACTCAAGCGGCCTTCTCCCCTCAAGCAAGATTTCATTGCCTATATCGACTACGAGACTCAGCTCGACGCTCTCCGCCGGCTCCGTAAAAAAGCTGCAACTCGTGAACTCCTGCGCCAAGGAAAGAAGAAGACCAAGACGAGAAAATCGGTTTCCGATTTCGCCCCCGTCTCGAGAATCATGGAGATATATAGACTTGCCGTTATGAGGTATAAAGGAGATGTTGAGCTTTGGTTTCGGTACCTTGAGTTTTGTAGGCAGAGAAAGAATGGGAGAATGAAAAAGGTAcgtttttttgtttcttattttctGTTTGGATATGGAAAAGAAGATTTTTTTTGGTGGGGGTGAAATTTGGGTTTTAAAGGTGAATGATCgtttaaatttgttgatttttaaaaaCTATTGTAGGTTTTGGCCCAAGTGATTAGGTTCCATCCTAAGCTGCCAGGAGTTTGGATATATGCAGCAGCTTGGGAATTTGATCATAATTTGAATGTAGCAGCTGCTCGTGCTTTAATGCAAAGTGGTTTGAGAATGTGTCCTAATTCAGAAGACCTTTGGGTAGAGTATCTTAGGATGGAACTTACTTACCTTAACAAGCTAAAAGCTCGAAAGGTTGCTCTTGGGGAGGATAAAGGAACCTTAGTTCGTGATAAAAAGGATGCCGATGAAAAGCAATGGAAGGAGGAAAACAAAGATTTGTTTATGTCCCTTGATGATGAAGACAAAGAAAACAATGATCATGTGTCAGATGAAGAGTCTGAGAAGAAATTGGATTTGTTTTCAGAGCATGCATCGGGGCTTCTTAAAACGGTATATAGTGGGGCAATTCAAGCACTTCCTTCTAGTTTTAGCCTCAGGAAACAATTTCTTGAGATACTGGAATCAATAGAGGTGGCAGATTCAGAGGAGCTTCGTAGTGAGATACTGAGGGATATGAAGAGAGACTTTTCAGCTGAtcctgaatattgggattggttagCAAGACTTGAAATGTCTGATGCCTCAATTACGGGGGAgaagaatgaagatgccatgcattCTCGGTTGCAAATGGCAGTTCAGGTTTGAAGCTATTAACTATATATTACCTAGTAAAATTCTAGCGAGCATATTTATGAAATCATATACATTATTTCTCTGCCATGTACAGGTTTATGAAGAGGCAATAGAAGCAGTGCCTTCAGCCACGATGTTTAAATTGTACATAAATTTTTTGCTGGATGCCATTGCTTCTGAAAGAGGAGAAGTAGAGGCCTTTAGCTTATCCGATCATGCCTCCAGCTATATTTCAGATATCTTGAAGGTTTATGAGAAGGCTGAAACAACAGGGTGTCTTACTGAAGAACTTGCTTGCCAATGTATTTCATTTTACACACAACTGGGGAGATTGGAGGAAGCCAAGAAAGTAGCAGAGAATCTTTGCAGTGGAAAACTTTTAGATTCAGTACAACTATGGCTTTTAAGGGTTTCAGTAGAAATTAGATGTATCACAAAGGATTCTCTTTCTTCTAGCAAGGCTGATGCATTATCCATCTTTGAACTTTTTAGAACTGTTCTAACAAAAATGTCAATATCAGAAGCTGAGAGCTTGTGGATAATGGTATGTCTCAGCATTAATTTCCATCTTTGCTTTTCTGTTCTATTCAATGCTCTAGTTGTTTATTTATTGATCATTCCCTTGCTGAATGAACCTTGGATTCCCTGAAGTCATGATTTGCCTAAAATATTGGATTGCGCTTTATCATCTGTGCATTGTTTGTGTATGAAAAGTTAGTGTACTTTTATTTCTTCACCTACTACATCAGAAACAAGAAGGCAATAAAGTTGATGAGTATGAAAGTCCTGGTGTAATGCTATCTCATTCTGCAGGCTCTCAAATTCTTTGCAAATCAGAAaaaatcttttgagaagctgattGAACTTTCTCTCAAGGCAGTCGCTAAATATGGTGGCAGTGAGAATGGGTTCTCTCTTTCTTCAGCTGTAGTTAATTTCATCCTTCAAAAGGATGGACTTAAACATGCAAGAGAGGTTTATAAGCGGTATGTTCTCATCTCTTGAGTCAATGTTTCTTATTACTTCTATTTTGTCCTCGATTGTATCCCCAGAGGAATTTAAAGTTTTTGCTTGCTGCTGTGCTTTTGCATCTATATGTTAACTACCAGACAAGGATCGATTTGTCTAGAAAAGCTCTCCGTCAATGTTAGAAGTTTCTAACTTTTTGTCCTCTGCAAATTGTAGATTCCTGGCTCTACCTCATCCAGGTCTTGCATTATACAAAAATTGCattgaattagagtcaaatctcgCTTCTCTTGGCAACGAGGATTCTCTAGTAAATACCCGAAAGTTGTACGAAGCTGCGCTTGCAACTTATGACCAAGACACTAGCTTATGGAAAGATTACCATTCCGTGGAAACTAAGGTGCGGATTATGTGATTTCTTTCAAACCATTGGCTCGGATTCTAACTTATATATCATGTCCTCACTCACCGTCTCCCAACCCATTTTTACAGTTGGGAACATCAGAAACTGCTGCTGCTATCTATTGGCGGGC
The sequence above is drawn from the Gossypium hirsutum isolate 1008001.06 chromosome A05, Gossypium_hirsutum_v2.1, whole genome shotgun sequence genome and encodes:
- the LOC107958281 gene encoding U3 small nucleolar RNA-associated protein 6 homolog, which gives rise to MADVVQYRLERMVDELDDLESRGIFTRREIAEIVKQRRKFEYRLKRPSPLKQDFIAYIDYETQLDALRRLRKKAATRELLRQGKKKTKTRKSVSDFAPVSRIMEIYRLAVMRYKGDVELWFRYLEFCRQRKNGRMKKVLAQVIRFHPKLPGVWIYAAAWEFDHNLNVAAARALMQSGLRMCPNSEDLWVEYLRMELTYLNKLKARKVALGEDKGTLVRDKKDADEKQWKEENKDLFMSLDDEDKENNDHVSDEESEKKLDLFSEHASGLLKTVYSGAIQALPSSFSLRKQFLEILESIEVADSEELRSEILRDMKRDFSADPEYWDWLARLEMSDASITGEKNEDAMHSRLQMAVQVYEEAIEAVPSATMFKLYINFLLDAIASERGEVEAFSLSDHASSYISDILKVYEKAETTGCLTEELACQCISFYTQLGRLEEAKKVAENLCSGKLLDSVQLWLLRVSVEIRCITKDSLSSSKADALSIFELFRTVLTKMSISEAESLWIMALKFFANQKKSFEKLIELSLKAVAKYGGSENGFSLSSAVVNFILQKDGLKHAREVYKRFLALPHPGLALYKNCIELESNLASLGNEDSLVNTRKLYEAALATYDQDTSLWKDYHSVETKLGTSETAAAIYWRARKSLKDSAVDFTSPDQL
- the LOC107960739 gene encoding glycine-rich protein 5 is translated as MAVCRVSVFVLVGVLFLCGCIDGRKLVSEKEVHAVGESKSFFPYIPGFGGGFGWPGAGGGLGGGGGGGGGGGGGGGGGGKGGAGYGFGGGVGGGFGSGNGGLGGGGGGGGGGGGGGAGSNGGGFGGGYGGGFGGGSGIP